One Ahaetulla prasina isolate Xishuangbanna chromosome 1, ASM2864084v1, whole genome shotgun sequence DNA window includes the following coding sequences:
- the LOC131188806 gene encoding cyclin-dependent kinases regulatory subunit 2-like, translating to MAHKQIYYSDKYFNENYEYQHVMLPRELSKQVPKTHLMTEEEWRRLCVQQSLAWVHYMIHEPEPHILLFRRPLPKGQQK from the exons ATGGCTCATAAGCAGATCTATTATTCAGATAAATACTTCAATGAGAACTACGAATACCAGCATGTGATGTTGCCAAGAGAGCTCTCAAAGCAAGTaccaaaaacac ATCTAATGACTGAGGAAGAATGGAGAAGGCTTTGTGTTCAGCAGAGTCTTGCCTGGGTCCATTATATGATTCATGAACCAGAGCCACATATCCTTCTTTTTAGAAGACCACTTCCAAAAGGCCAACAAAAATAA